Proteins encoded within one genomic window of Ovis aries strain OAR_USU_Benz2616 breed Rambouillet chromosome 1, ARS-UI_Ramb_v3.0, whole genome shotgun sequence:
- the LOC121818734 gene encoding basic proline-rich protein-like: protein MWEIYKAKDQGRGPGGGLSAQREASSASPGGSKSMNKTPTSFVAYTQVSIINLRIRGPLAPSEGCAKRVTSPPTSSGRALTRTTSEQAEGPGSASTQPGEPRGGDPAPRPSPAPRPAAGGSPGSREAAAPAPPALRNFPSARARLSSGTGACRAPSRPPSLSPPPRPRAGGRPAGLGPRRLLLKWQVPPSARPASARAPAAGRRGGSRAAGRRAGPRPDTHRDDGGALAPFPPVSLYRRLPAAEAAAPPPRPPPPAPPRPPLSPPPALPAPRPPSRSLLRSRCPARGSERRPVGRGCVWRPGRRQPPSPANTAVPGPRAPRRGGGRAARPGPARRAAAAARPGAQSRPPPAAASSSPRWIL from the exons ATGTGGGAAATTTACAAAGCTAAAG ACCAGGGAAGGGGGCCGGGGGGAGGCCTTTCCGCCCAGCGTGAAGCTTCTTCAGCCAGCCCCGGCGGATCTAAGTCTATGAATAAGACTCCAACGAGTTTTGTTGCCTACACCCAGGTCTCGATTATTAATTTACGCATCCGCGGCCCTCTGGCACCCTCCGAGGGCTGTGCTAAGCGGGTCACCAGCCCTCCGACGTCGAGCGGCCGGGCTCTCACGCGCACAACTTCCGAGCAGGCCGAGGGCCCGGGCTCCGCGAGCACGCAGCCCGGAGAGCCGCGCGGGGGGGACCCGGCTCCCCGACCTTCCCCTGCGCCTCGCCCGGCGGCCGGGGGCA GCCCCGGCTCCCGGGAGGCCGCGGCCCCGGCACCCCCAGCCCTCCGCAACTTTCCCTCCGCTCGTGCCCGCCTCTCCTCCGGGACCGGGGCCTGTCGGGCGCCCTCCCGCCCGCCCTCCCTTTCCCCCCCGCCCCGACCCCGGGCGGGCGGCCGGCCGGCCGGCCTCGGGCCGCGGCGCCTCCTCCTAAAATGGCAGGTCCCTCCCTCCGCCCGACCGGCCTCGGCGCGGGCCCCGGCTGCAGGCCGCAGGGGGGGAAGCCGGGCCGCCGGGCGCCGGGCGGGGCCGCGGCCGGACACTCACCGGGACGATGGCGGGGCGCTCGCGCCGTTCCCTCCGGTGAGTCTCTACCGCCGGCTTCCCGCCGCCGAAGCTGCTGCGCCCCCGCCGCGGCCTCCGCCGCCAGCGCCGCCCCGGCCGCCTCTCTCTCCGCCCCCGGCGCTCCCGGCTCCGCGGCCTCCGAGCCGCAGCCTCCTCAGGTCTCGCTGCCCGGCTCGCGGGTCTGAGCGGCGCCCGGTGGGGCGGGGGTGTGTGTGGAGGCCGGGGAGGCGGCAGCCCCCCTCCCCGGCAAATACCGCAGTCCCCGGACCCCGAGCCCCGCGGCGCGGCGGGGGCCgcgcggcccggcccggcccggcgcggagggcggcggcggcggcgaggccGGGCGCCCAGTCGCGGCCGCCGCCGGCGGCGGCTTCTTCTTCCCCGAGGTGGATTTTGTAA